A region from the Wolbachia endosymbiont of Folsomia candida genome encodes:
- a CDS encoding glycine--tRNA ligase subunit alpha, whose translation MNLQSIIKELQDFWSSQGCTILHPYTSEVGAGTLHPATIMSSIDTKPTKIAYVQPVIRPADGRYGDNPNRLYQHHQYQVIIKPSGNNLQEVYLDSLKVLGVSTEKYDIKFVEDDWENPSVGASGLGWEVTCNGMEVTQLTYIQQVGGIECHMIPGEIAYGLERLAMCIQDVDDVYDIVWSDNGVTYGDIFKQREYEFSCLALDYYDTKVVYQQFEDTEKLCKFLIAKELPVAAYDQCIKTSHLLNLLDARGVLGVNERTAYIGRVREMTKKCCELYMSK comes from the coding sequence GTGAATTTACAAAGCATAATAAAAGAGTTACAGGATTTTTGGTCTAGTCAGGGGTGTACAATACTTCACCCATATACATCTGAAGTTGGCGCTGGAACACTCCATCCCGCCACAATTATGTCATCAATTGACACAAAACCAACAAAAATTGCATATGTGCAACCAGTAATCAGACCTGCAGATGGTCGCTATGGTGATAATCCTAATCGATTATACCAACATCATCAATACCAAGTTATAATAAAACCATCTGGTAACAACCTGCAGGAAGTCTATTTAGATAGCCTAAAAGTTCTTGGGGTATCAACGGAAAAATATGATATCAAATTTGTTGAAGATGACTGGGAAAATCCGAGTGTTGGCGCATCAGGGCTTGGTTGGGAAGTTACATGCAATGGAATGGAAGTAACGCAACTTACTTATATACAGCAGGTTGGAGGGATTGAATGCCACATGATTCCCGGGGAAATTGCATATGGACTAGAGCGTTTGGCAATGTGCATACAAGATGTAGATGATGTTTACGATATAGTTTGGAGTGATAACGGTGTAACTTATGGAGATATTTTTAAACAAAGGGAATATGAGTTTTCTTGTCTGGCCCTGGATTATTATGATACTAAAGTAGTATATCAACAATTTGAAGATACAGAAAAATTATGTAAGTTTCTTATCGCAAAAGAGCTACCAGTAGCAGCTTATGACCAGTGTATCAAAACTAGTCACCTACTTAACCTGCTCGATGCAAGAGGTGTGCTTGGTGTAAATGAGCGTACAGCGTATATTGGCAGAGTGAGAGAGATGACAAAAAAGTGTTGTGAATTATACATGAGTAAATAG
- a CDS encoding phosphatidylglycerophosphatase, translating to MGIFSTILGRMLGKIFPAKTVSSFLGVGYLPGWQNYWASFFILFIVDMILLLTYGGEYLLYKMPGSGIVVAAIFTKLAVVMLAIQVIAIFIFHAQDPSANSGENIVIHLASGQVLTVALSMPAIMSIYYTVSKLYGGICKEILQCPFWFNDLMHCVFFLMVPYVFFNIVEVIKPWPIGTIQLGYNNAISITFEGIFHVFYAAILLYLTAFIFCDLTMHNAIVLNNSIIQHVQENSEVLSNYLHNVIKK from the coding sequence ATGGGGATTTTTTCAACAATTTTAGGAAGGATGCTTGGTAAAATCTTTCCTGCCAAAACAGTAAGCTCTTTTTTAGGAGTAGGGTATTTACCAGGTTGGCAGAATTACTGGGCTTCTTTTTTTATATTATTTATTGTCGATATGATACTGCTTCTTACATATGGGGGTGAGTATCTATTATATAAAATGCCAGGCTCTGGAATAGTTGTAGCTGCTATTTTTACAAAATTAGCAGTGGTTATGTTGGCTATACAAGTGATTGCAATATTTATTTTTCACGCTCAGGACCCTTCAGCAAATAGCGGTGAAAATATAGTGATACATCTGGCGTCAGGACAAGTGCTGACCGTAGCGCTTTCAATGCCAGCAATAATGTCAATTTATTATACTGTGAGTAAACTTTATGGAGGTATATGTAAAGAAATACTACAATGCCCTTTTTGGTTTAACGATTTGATGCATTGCGTCTTTTTTCTTATGGTACCTTACGTATTTTTTAATATCGTAGAAGTGATAAAGCCATGGCCAATAGGTACAATCCAGCTTGGCTATAACAATGCAATATCAATAACATTTGAAGGGATTTTCCACGTGTTTTATGCAGCAATTTTACTGTATCTAACAGCATTTATATTTTGCGATTTAACTATGCATAATGCTATTGTCCTAAATAACAGTATAATCCAGCATGTACAAGAAAACTCAGAGGTTCTTAGTAATTATTTACATAATGTTATTAAAAAATAA
- a CDS encoding LD-carboxypeptidase, producing MIIRLLYFTFILCANQYSYATDKVDIIAPSCKGKDSELINIKSYVESLDLNAHISNKIYSNDNPFYSNSDEFRANDLVDALTDDSKIIWCIKGGKGASRLIPYLERLSNDKKEKIAKNKKILIGYSDITALHIYLQVKYDWQTLHGTMLEMIVNDSVAKSSVQKLKELMIGHQNSIRFDNLKMISNGTKIKNGRLESKIVGGNLTLVENSIGTTWQINAKGKILFLEDIGAYPYAIERSLDHLRQANVLGGICAVIFGDFIKSGNDNLVEIVKDRFAKSVDFPVFTIQGIGHGHINDPLPLNTHTVISVQGEKEGLFFMDVQNISLPGKPGSD from the coding sequence TTGATCATTCGCCTTTTATATTTTACTTTCATTTTGTGTGCTAACCAATATAGTTATGCAACAGACAAAGTGGATATTATTGCACCTTCTTGTAAGGGAAAAGATTCAGAGCTGATTAATATCAAAAGTTATGTAGAATCTCTGGACCTCAATGCTCATATCTCAAATAAAATATACAGTAATGACAATCCATTTTATTCAAATTCTGATGAATTTAGAGCGAATGACTTAGTTGATGCACTAACCGATGATAGTAAAATAATCTGGTGTATCAAAGGAGGAAAGGGTGCTTCTCGATTGATTCCCTACCTGGAAAGACTATCCAATGATAAAAAAGAAAAGATCGCTAAAAACAAAAAAATTCTTATAGGCTATAGCGATATAACTGCTTTACATATTTATCTACAAGTTAAATACGATTGGCAAACTCTTCATGGTACTATGCTTGAGATGATAGTGAATGACTCCGTTGCCAAAAGTTCTGTTCAAAAATTAAAAGAATTAATGATTGGCCATCAAAATTCTATTAGATTTGATAATTTAAAGATGATTAGTAATGGTACAAAAATAAAAAATGGTAGATTAGAGTCCAAAATCGTTGGCGGTAATTTAACTCTAGTTGAAAATAGTATAGGAACTACTTGGCAAATAAATGCAAAAGGTAAAATTCTATTTTTAGAGGATATAGGAGCCTATCCATATGCAATAGAGCGCAGTTTAGATCACTTAAGACAAGCAAATGTTTTGGGTGGAATATGTGCTGTAATCTTTGGTGATTTTATTAAATCAGGTAATGATAATCTAGTTGAAATTGTAAAAGATAGGTTCGCAAAAAGTGTTGATTTTCCAGTATTCACAATTCAAGGAATAGGCCATGGGCATATAAATGATCCTTTACCACTTAATACTCATACTGTTATCAGCGTTCAAGGTGAAAAAGAAGGTTTGTTTTTTATGGATGTGCAGAATATATCACTACCAGGCAAACCTGGCAGTGATTAA
- a CDS encoding IS5 family transposase translates to MPVKMKVSNQSEYNKFLQERGNIFHYINDAIENWHENRPKVAGGNNIYTDKVVILVHIITYLFRIGLRQTVGFIKGYLEQIGKSLQVISYSQASRRFKKLNIKINDNRVDKNNMENIEIAIDSTGIGIYNTTAGHNKKNNEVRQYRGREQARKMHVMLDISSKKVMDLKYTELYYPDHWAASKLMKNDYGKIETLYADGAYDRAMIYQQCYKLRIKTKIPPKIDAVEHQNLDYMAQRNTAVRLIRSFDGDTIEKIKQWKKEVGYGKRSYIEAFFSRLKQIFGFSFRNKSEVNREKELLLKCYLLNKFTDIGMAKFQVAS, encoded by the coding sequence ATGCCAGTCAAAATGAAAGTCAGTAACCAAAGTGAATATAACAAATTTCTTCAAGAAAGGGGAAATATTTTTCATTACATCAACGACGCCATTGAAAATTGGCACGAAAATAGACCAAAAGTAGCAGGTGGCAATAATATTTACACCGATAAAGTTGTGATTTTAGTTCATATAATAACTTATCTATTTAGGATTGGCCTGAGGCAAACGGTAGGATTTATAAAAGGATACCTCGAGCAAATAGGAAAAAGCCTACAAGTCATCAGCTATTCACAGGCCTCAAGAAGATTTAAAAAACTGAATATTAAGATTAATGACAACAGGGTTGATAAAAATAATATGGAAAATATTGAAATTGCTATAGATAGCACTGGTATTGGCATCTATAACACTACTGCTGGCCATAACAAAAAAAATAATGAAGTGAGACAATACAGAGGGAGAGAACAAGCAAGAAAAATGCATGTAATGTTAGATATAAGCAGCAAAAAAGTTATGGATTTAAAATACACTGAACTATATTATCCTGACCACTGGGCAGCTAGTAAGCTGATGAAAAATGATTATGGTAAAATAGAAACGTTATATGCAGATGGTGCATATGACAGAGCCATGATTTATCAGCAATGTTACAAGCTTAGAATAAAAACGAAAATACCACCAAAAATTGATGCAGTAGAGCATCAGAATTTGGATTATATGGCCCAAAGAAATACTGCAGTTAGGTTAATAAGATCGTTTGATGGAGATACAATAGAGAAAATAAAGCAATGGAAAAAGGAGGTAGGATATGGAAAAAGATCCTACATAGAAGCATTCTTTTCGCGATTAAAGCAAATATTTGGGTTTAGTTTTAGGAATAAATCTGAGGTTAATCGTGAGAAGGAACTGCTACTCAAGTGCTATTTGCTGAATAAATTTACTGATATAGGTATGGCTAAATTTCAGGTAGCCTCATGA
- a CDS encoding phosphoribosylformylglycinamidine synthase subunit PurQ — MKIIVLYGYGLNCEKETAFAFMECSRKLGISNVQVKIVHINEIIDNPSELKSSNILAIPGGFSYGDDTGAGNAFSLRIKNNLSEEFQEFLSEDKLVIGICNGCQILVKLIPEFSNLALIHNDIGNYQCRWVKVKVNHKSNSVWLSGLNELYLPIAHGEGKFFMDQSTLDQLIEKNCTALRYIDDNSSYANLQFPHNPNGSIYDLAALSDKSGRILALMPHPERAMFFTQQDNWPLEKEKCKRSGVAIPKYGDGMLIFENALKYFH; from the coding sequence ATGAAAATTATTGTTCTATATGGTTATGGCTTAAACTGCGAAAAAGAAACCGCATTTGCATTTATGGAATGCAGCAGAAAACTTGGCATCAGCAACGTGCAAGTGAAAATTGTTCACATTAATGAAATTATAGATAATCCAAGCGAATTAAAATCAAGCAACATACTCGCAATTCCAGGAGGTTTTTCTTATGGTGATGACACTGGTGCTGGTAACGCATTTTCTTTACGCATTAAAAATAATTTGTCAGAGGAATTTCAAGAATTTTTATCTGAAGACAAGCTTGTTATAGGAATATGTAATGGATGTCAGATATTAGTAAAGTTGATTCCAGAATTCTCTAATTTAGCCTTAATCCATAATGATATAGGTAATTACCAATGTCGCTGGGTAAAAGTTAAAGTGAATCACAAAAGTAATTCTGTTTGGCTAAGTGGTTTGAATGAACTATATCTTCCAATCGCCCATGGAGAAGGAAAGTTTTTTATGGATCAAAGTACTTTAGATCAATTAATCGAAAAAAATTGCACAGCATTACGTTATATAGATGATAATAGTAGCTACGCTAACCTGCAATTTCCTCATAATCCAAACGGATCAATATACGATCTGGCAGCTTTATCGGATAAAAGTGGAAGAATATTAGCTTTAATGCCTCACCCAGAAAGAGCAATGTTTTTTACTCAGCAAGACAATTGGCCTCTTGAAAAAGAGAAATGCAAACGTTCTGGAGTTGCTATACCAAAATATGGTGACGGAATGCTCATTTTTGAAAATGCATTGAAATATTTTCATTAA
- the pstA gene encoding phosphate ABC transporter permease PstA, whose translation MSIKKKFLKLLKSKRVHVRIKRKNKKNKALRFCSFMALVISLGCPICILLSILVNSYSALTVTKILLPVEVSDHFFSINNPRDLRHESISLLDNSLRNVFEGTDFKDNDEILSRNSYKELENFFHNQTRDSYKNEVWFTASSTINAINKGKYLDIHYTKLLDWLKEKGRVRKFFNKSLFLKSDSREPENAGILGALIGSLMTIIVCLGLAMPIGIMSGIYLYEFMPKNRLITNIIEVSINNLAAVPSIIFGVVGLTLYLGIFGLPRSSPLVGGMTLSFMMLPNIIIATKNAFANVPIAIKDAAFALGAPHIKVILDHSLPIALPRIIHGAVLAIARILGESSPLLMIGMVAFIADTPKSFFDPATVLPVQIYIWSSSPEIAFVELAAIAIIALLLVLFALNLIANFVKKKFEFFNF comes from the coding sequence ATGAGTATAAAGAAAAAATTCCTTAAGCTACTTAAGTCCAAGCGTGTACATGTTCGTATAAAAAGGAAAAATAAAAAGAACAAAGCGCTACGCTTCTGCTCTTTCATGGCACTAGTTATTTCTCTTGGTTGCCCTATATGTATACTGCTCAGTATATTAGTAAATTCATATAGTGCTTTGACGGTCACAAAAATTTTATTGCCAGTTGAAGTAAGTGATCATTTTTTTTCAATAAATAATCCTCGTGATTTGCGTCATGAATCCATTAGTTTGCTTGATAATTCTCTACGCAATGTCTTTGAAGGAACTGATTTTAAAGACAATGATGAAATTTTAAGTCGTAATTCTTACAAAGAGCTAGAGAATTTTTTTCATAATCAAACAAGAGATAGCTATAAGAATGAAGTTTGGTTCACTGCATCAAGCACAATCAATGCAATAAATAAAGGTAAGTATCTGGACATTCATTATACTAAACTGCTTGATTGGTTAAAGGAAAAAGGTAGAGTACGAAAATTTTTCAATAAGTCTTTATTCTTGAAATCTGATTCTCGTGAACCAGAAAATGCAGGAATTTTAGGAGCACTGATTGGCTCGCTAATGACAATTATAGTGTGCTTAGGATTAGCAATGCCTATAGGAATTATGTCTGGCATCTATCTTTATGAATTTATGCCTAAAAATAGGCTGATCACTAATATTATAGAAGTTAGTATCAACAACCTCGCTGCAGTTCCTTCGATAATATTTGGCGTAGTGGGTTTAACTCTCTATCTTGGTATATTTGGACTGCCACGTTCTTCGCCACTTGTTGGTGGCATGACTCTTTCATTTATGATGCTACCTAATATTATCATTGCAACAAAAAATGCTTTTGCTAACGTTCCGATTGCAATAAAAGATGCAGCGTTTGCGCTCGGCGCACCTCATATTAAAGTTATATTAGACCATTCTCTACCGATTGCATTACCGAGAATCATACATGGTGCTGTGCTTGCTATTGCAAGAATCTTAGGTGAATCTTCGCCGCTACTCATGATAGGTATGGTAGCGTTTATAGCCGATACACCAAAATCTTTTTTTGATCCTGCAACTGTTTTGCCTGTACAGATATATATATGGTCAAGCAGCCCTGAAATCGCATTTGTCGAACTTGCAGCTATCGCAATTATAGCTTTATTATTGGTATTGTTTGCGTTAAATTTAATAGCAAATTTTGTAAAAAAGAAATTTGAATTTTTTAATTTTTAA
- a CDS encoding GNAT family N-acetyltransferase, whose product MKNETRADVSFELDDNNKLNVRVDTERLTLESVTAEDAKTYYDNLWSDRSVMELYATGSTQNLQYAKERVDTWVERYKKNDAFSSLTVRKNDDDSFVGQVVAGYGEQVGQSELAYLFAKKNWKQGYGSEAVGAVVNSWVAEVVQRDYRVNKKSDNPKGEKFTSIFAVARPDNPASVRILENTCKMHKYDEQEKFGHSRNYYKKDITSSR is encoded by the coding sequence ATGAAAAATGAAACAAGAGCAGACGTCTCTTTTGAGCTGGATGACAACAACAAATTAAATGTCAGAGTTGACACTGAAAGGTTAACCCTAGAATCTGTTACAGCAGAAGATGCAAAAACGTACTATGACAATCTGTGGTCTGATAGGTCTGTAATGGAACTTTATGCAACTGGTAGTACTCAAAATTTACAGTATGCCAAAGAAAGAGTAGACACGTGGGTTGAGAGGTACAAAAAAAACGATGCCTTTTCTTCGCTTACAGTACGAAAAAATGATGATGATAGTTTTGTAGGGCAAGTTGTAGCTGGTTATGGTGAACAAGTTGGTCAATCAGAATTAGCTTATTTATTTGCAAAGAAAAATTGGAAGCAAGGCTATGGTAGCGAAGCTGTTGGAGCTGTTGTAAATAGCTGGGTTGCCGAAGTTGTACAAAGAGACTATAGAGTTAACAAAAAATCTGACAATCCGAAAGGAGAAAAATTCACCTCTATTTTTGCAGTAGCTAGGCCAGACAATCCCGCATCAGTAAGAATCCTTGAGAACACCTGTAAAATGCATAAGTATGATGAACAGGAAAAATTTGGTCATTCACGCAATTATTATAAAAAGGATATCACTTCTTCCAGATAA
- the rplS gene encoding 50S ribosomal protein L19, with the protein MTNLLEKFNKQQMQVLAKEIPEFRPGDDLKITFRVVDGASERTQIFEGVCISKRNRGLHSSFAVRKVSHGESIVSQFFVYSPAVVSVQVTRKGKVRRAKLYYLCKLFGKAARIKERTTYIKKKSK; encoded by the coding sequence ATGACAAATTTACTTGAAAAATTCAATAAGCAACAAATGCAAGTGTTAGCTAAGGAAATACCAGAATTTCGCCCTGGTGATGATTTGAAAATTACTTTTAGAGTAGTTGATGGTGCAAGTGAGCGTACACAGATATTTGAAGGTGTGTGTATATCAAAAAGAAATCGTGGGTTACATTCTTCCTTTGCGGTTAGAAAAGTGAGCCATGGAGAGAGTATAGTGTCTCAATTTTTTGTTTATTCTCCCGCAGTGGTTTCAGTGCAGGTGACAAGAAAAGGAAAGGTGCGTAGAGCAAAACTATATTATCTCTGCAAACTATTTGGAAAAGCTGCGAGAATCAAAGAGCGTACTACTTATATCAAAAAGAAATCTAAGTAG
- the trmD gene encoding tRNA (guanosine(37)-N1)-methyltransferase TrmD, protein MTFSVTVLTIFPEMFPGVLNYSLAGKALEKKIWDLEVVNIRSFAKDKHLTVDDVPYGGGAGMVMRPDVVGDAVDSVLSAHQNTKFVYMTPSGRQFNQGIAKELIELSHITILCGRFEGVDQRIIDAYTPYELSIGDYILSGGEPAAMVVLDACIRLLPGVVNNTDSIAEESFSYSGGMLEYPQYTKPQQWMGYKGKEYKVPEVLLSGNHKKISDWRQKQSQVITKKRRPELLNG, encoded by the coding sequence ATGACATTTAGTGTTACAGTACTAACAATATTTCCAGAAATGTTTCCTGGGGTTTTAAACTACTCTCTTGCAGGAAAAGCATTAGAAAAAAAAATATGGGACCTTGAAGTGGTGAATATTCGTTCTTTTGCTAAGGATAAACATTTAACAGTAGATGATGTGCCATATGGAGGTGGGGCAGGAATGGTTATGCGTCCTGACGTTGTGGGTGATGCAGTAGATAGTGTACTTTCCGCTCATCAAAACACTAAATTTGTTTACATGACTCCATCTGGCAGACAGTTCAATCAGGGAATTGCAAAAGAGTTAATAGAGCTTTCTCATATAACAATATTATGTGGTCGATTTGAAGGTGTTGACCAAAGGATAATTGATGCGTATACTCCTTATGAGTTAAGTATTGGAGATTATATACTTTCTGGAGGTGAGCCAGCCGCAATGGTGGTTCTTGATGCATGCATCAGGCTTCTTCCAGGTGTAGTAAATAATACCGATAGCATTGCTGAAGAAAGTTTTAGTTATAGTGGTGGTATGCTTGAATATCCTCAATATACCAAACCTCAGCAGTGGATGGGATATAAAGGAAAGGAATATAAAGTGCCTGAGGTTCTGTTATCTGGCAATCACAAAAAAATAAGTGATTGGAGACAGAAGCAGTCTCAAGTGATAACAAAAAAGCGTCGGCCTGAATTATTAAATGGATAG
- the purC gene encoding phosphoribosylaminoimidazolesuccinocarboxamide synthase, whose product MSSNKIIYEGKAKTIIATEDSLTVVQHFKDDVTAFNKEKYEIIEGKGIINNRISAFIMEKLQESGISTHFIKALNEREQLVKKLKIIPLEVVVRNIAAGSFCKRFNIKEGERLTSPIIEFFYKNDDLADPMVNENHVLYFGWLTSREMDEVKSTTLKINEILIDLFSNAGIDLVDLKLEFGRLINDSTEIVLADEISPDNCRLWDKNTNQKLDKDVFRLNLGNLKEAYLEVAKRLSVTLWINHS is encoded by the coding sequence ATGTCATCGAATAAAATCATTTACGAAGGCAAAGCAAAAACCATTATAGCAACAGAAGACTCATTAACTGTTGTGCAGCACTTCAAAGATGATGTTACAGCTTTCAATAAGGAAAAATATGAAATCATCGAAGGTAAGGGGATAATTAACAATCGTATTAGCGCTTTTATCATGGAAAAGCTCCAAGAATCAGGAATTAGCACACACTTTATAAAAGCTCTGAATGAAAGAGAACAATTGGTTAAAAAGTTAAAAATCATACCTCTTGAAGTTGTAGTAAGAAACATAGCAGCCGGAAGTTTTTGTAAACGTTTTAATATAAAAGAAGGAGAGAGACTTACATCTCCTATAATTGAGTTTTTTTATAAAAACGACGACCTTGCTGACCCAATGGTGAATGAAAATCACGTACTATATTTTGGTTGGCTAACCAGTAGAGAAATGGATGAGGTCAAGTCCACAACTTTAAAGATCAATGAAATTCTAATTGATTTATTCTCAAATGCAGGCATAGATTTAGTTGATCTCAAGTTAGAATTTGGCAGGTTAATAAATGATAGCACAGAAATCGTTTTGGCTGACGAAATCAGCCCTGATAACTGCAGGTTGTGGGATAAAAACACTAATCAGAAGCTAGATAAAGACGTCTTTCGCTTGAATTTAGGCAATCTGAAGGAAGCATATTTAGAAGTTGCAAAAAGATTATCAGTCACGTTATGGATAAATCACAGTTAG
- the ubiE gene encoding bifunctional demethylmenaquinone methyltransferase/2-methoxy-6-polyprenyl-1,4-benzoquinol methylase UbiE, whose amino-acid sequence MDKSQLVKEVFDSVADRYDIMNDIMSLGMHRLWKDQMVSSIHFSENAKILDVAGGTGDIAIRIAKKSPSSRITICDINQNMLNKGRDKSINLNQLSFNWVCASAESLPFADSEFDYCTIAFGIRNVSDRKKALSEMHRVLKPNGKFICLEFAPMHYQNKAFTKIYDLYSFKVIPKIGSAIAKDQSSYEYLVKSIREFPTQVDFKKEIEDVGFKDVKFNNVSYGIVALHFGTK is encoded by the coding sequence ATGGATAAATCACAGTTAGTTAAAGAAGTATTTGACTCCGTAGCAGATCGTTATGACATAATGAATGACATAATGAGCTTAGGCATGCACAGGCTTTGGAAAGATCAAATGGTAAGTAGTATACATTTTTCTGAGAATGCTAAGATTTTAGACGTCGCAGGTGGAACTGGAGATATTGCAATAAGAATAGCAAAAAAAAGTCCTAGTAGCAGAATTACGATATGCGATATAAACCAAAATATGCTGAACAAAGGGCGTGATAAATCTATAAATTTAAACCAACTAAGCTTCAATTGGGTGTGTGCAAGTGCAGAGAGTTTGCCATTTGCAGATTCTGAATTTGATTATTGTACCATAGCTTTTGGTATTCGAAATGTTTCTGATCGGAAAAAAGCCCTGAGTGAGATGCATAGAGTGCTAAAACCCAATGGGAAATTCATTTGTTTAGAATTTGCTCCTATGCATTATCAAAATAAGGCATTTACCAAAATTTATGACCTATATTCATTTAAAGTAATTCCAAAAATTGGCAGCGCTATTGCTAAAGATCAAAGTTCATATGAATACTTGGTGAAGAGTATAAGGGAGTTTCCAACTCAGGTTGATTTCAAAAAAGAAATTGAAGATGTCGGTTTTAAGGATGTGAAGTTTAATAATGTGAGTTACGGAATAGTAGCATTACATTTTGGAACAAAATGA
- a CDS encoding FtsW/RodA/SpoVE family cell cycle protein, whose translation MNIKHWYRTLDYYLIVPVFFLLTISFILVYSASPAVAQRLSLPQDYFIKRHIIYIALSLVTLMTFSFLSTKTILNLSFMSFTLFVILMIIVIMLGTEAKGAKRWLYIFKISIQPSEFMRPFFSVVIASILASQMKFKVQISIIIFLLVFVLLILQPDFSMSMLLTYSWMGLMFIACISFVYFMCIGGIVTTGITAAYFYLPHVKQRVYNFLFFTQRDNFQVIKSLEAFKRGHLTGVGPGEGSVKMFLPDCHTDFVFSVLAEEFGLIMCLVALTLFGIIAIRLLYIAYRESELFNLLVIFGISIQFITQFIINIGVTLSVFPTTGITLPFLSYGGSSLLSSSITLGIMLSFSRNQSIKLGFRERTINMS comes from the coding sequence ATGAATATTAAACATTGGTATAGAACATTAGACTATTACCTCATTGTACCAGTGTTTTTTTTGCTAACTATAAGCTTCATTCTTGTTTATTCAGCAAGTCCTGCAGTTGCACAGCGTCTTTCTTTACCACAGGATTATTTTATAAAACGCCACATAATCTATATAGCTCTCTCACTTGTTACCCTAATGACATTTTCTTTTCTGAGCACAAAGACCATACTGAATCTATCGTTTATGAGTTTCACTTTATTTGTAATTCTAATGATAATTGTAATAATGCTTGGTACAGAAGCAAAAGGAGCAAAAAGATGGCTATATATTTTCAAAATATCGATTCAGCCATCTGAATTTATGAGGCCATTTTTTTCTGTTGTTATAGCAAGCATCTTAGCTAGCCAAATGAAGTTTAAAGTACAGATATCAATAATAATATTTCTGTTAGTTTTTGTGTTATTGATTTTACAGCCTGACTTTAGTATGTCTATGCTCTTGACGTATTCTTGGATGGGCCTGATGTTTATTGCATGTATTTCATTTGTATACTTTATGTGCATAGGAGGAATAGTGACAACAGGCATTACAGCAGCTTATTTTTATCTTCCACACGTAAAACAAAGAGTTTATAATTTTCTTTTTTTCACGCAACGTGATAATTTTCAAGTTATAAAGTCACTGGAAGCATTTAAAAGAGGCCATTTAACTGGTGTTGGACCAGGTGAAGGTAGTGTAAAAATGTTCCTTCCCGATTGTCATACAGATTTTGTATTTTCTGTTTTAGCAGAAGAGTTTGGCTTAATTATGTGTTTGGTTGCATTAACACTATTTGGGATCATTGCAATACGGCTGCTTTACATTGCATATAGGGAAAGTGAATTATTTAACTTACTGGTGATTTTTGGTATATCAATTCAATTTATTACACAATTTATAATCAACATAGGTGTGACACTCAGTGTTTTCCCTACTACCGGCATAACTTTACCATTCCTTAGTTATGGTGGATCGTCCCTACTGTCTTCAAGTATTACACTTGGTATAATGCTATCTTTTAGCAGGAATCAGTCTATTAAATTAGGATTTCGAGAGCGTACCATTAATATGTCATAG